CGAGATCTGGACCGCCAACTTGAATCCGCCGCGCGGGCAGGAAATCGGTAAGATCCGTCCGGTTTTGGTTTTTCAGGACAATGCGCTGACTGCGATCGGCACACCGATGGTCATCATCCTGCCACTGACAACACAGGTTTATCCCGCTTTCAAACAATGGCGCATCACCGTCACCGCCCGCCACCGCCTGCTGAAGGATTGTCAGATCGTTGTCGATCAACCGCGAACCTTGGATTGCGCCCGATTCGGAGAAGGGCCATTGGCGACACTCAGCGAAGAGGAAATGATTTCCGTTGAACGCGCTTTTCTGGGAGTATGCGGCATGTTTCATTACGCTATTCATCCACGCTAAACAATTCATCCAGCAATTCATGCTGATGGGTTTTATCCGCCAACGCTTGCGGCTGGCAAATTTCCTTCAGCGAACATTCCTTGCAGCGCGCATCGTTGACCGGCGGCGGCAAT
The nucleotide sequence above comes from Gammaproteobacteria bacterium. Encoded proteins:
- a CDS encoding type II toxin-antitoxin system PemK/MazF family toxin; the protein is MVEVIRRGEIWTANLNPPRGQEIGKIRPVLVFQDNALTAIGTPMVIILPLTTQVYPAFKQWRITVTARHRLLKDCQIVVDQPRTLDCARFGEGPLATLSEEEMISVERAFLGVCGMFHYAIHPR